A region of Brevundimonas sp. NIBR10 DNA encodes the following proteins:
- a CDS encoding FAD-dependent oxidoreductase, which yields MSTFDEQFDFVVVGSGGGSMCAALVMRAAGKSVLILEKADLIGGTTSISGGVMWIPNNRFMKRDGIPDSLEQATAYLDAVVGDRNDAPGATRERRHRYLVEGPSMIDFLVDQGIKMTRISRWPDYYDDRPGGSDAGRTVVADLFDANQLGEWKDRLRPNFLPLAASLEEALTLPHMKKSGEAKKNLAKIGLRTIWGKLTGKHYVAAGAALQGRMLHAALKAGTDVRTGSPVTELIVEAGRVTGVVVTRDGKAVRIGGRLGVLINAGGFARNQAMRDQYQPGMSANRTNVAEGDTGEMIQEMIRHGGAVAQMDGYIGSPVSIPPGMEGSPVKPGSQGLTAAPHAILVDQTGVRYMNESSNYTDFCLGMTERNREVPALPSWAVFDASVVRDYMVAGTMPGSKKPQAWTDSGYMKQANSIEELAAILNIEPSVLRGTVDRFNGFVAANDDADFKRGARAYDRWLGDPFHKPNETLGAISEGPFYAVPVMPGDVGTLGGVITDSEGRVLRDDGLPISGLYATGVSTASVMGRTSPGAGVNVGPSFVWGYVAAKHALASA from the coding sequence ATGAGCACGTTCGACGAACAGTTCGACTTCGTGGTGGTCGGCAGCGGTGGGGGCTCTATGTGCGCGGCGCTCGTCATGCGGGCGGCGGGAAAATCCGTCCTGATTCTGGAGAAGGCGGACCTGATCGGCGGCACGACCTCCATTTCAGGCGGCGTGATGTGGATCCCGAACAACCGCTTCATGAAGCGGGACGGAATCCCCGACAGTCTTGAGCAGGCGACCGCCTATCTCGACGCGGTGGTCGGTGATCGCAACGACGCGCCCGGCGCAACGCGCGAGCGCCGCCACAGATACCTGGTTGAAGGTCCGTCAATGATCGACTTCCTGGTCGATCAGGGCATCAAGATGACGCGCATCTCCCGCTGGCCCGACTACTACGACGACCGCCCGGGCGGATCGGACGCCGGGCGGACCGTGGTCGCCGACCTGTTCGACGCGAACCAGCTTGGGGAGTGGAAAGACAGACTGCGTCCGAACTTCCTGCCCCTCGCCGCTTCTCTCGAAGAAGCGCTGACGCTGCCGCACATGAAGAAGTCGGGCGAGGCCAAGAAGAACCTGGCCAAGATCGGACTGCGGACGATCTGGGGCAAGCTCACCGGCAAACACTACGTCGCGGCCGGGGCGGCACTTCAGGGCCGGATGCTTCACGCGGCGCTTAAGGCCGGAACCGATGTCCGCACCGGGAGTCCCGTCACTGAACTGATCGTCGAGGCCGGTCGCGTCACCGGCGTCGTTGTCACCAGGGACGGCAAGGCTGTGCGCATCGGCGGCCGCCTAGGCGTGTTGATCAACGCCGGCGGCTTTGCGCGAAATCAGGCGATGCGCGACCAGTATCAGCCGGGAATGTCCGCCAACCGCACCAATGTGGCCGAGGGCGATACGGGTGAGATGATCCAGGAGATGATCCGTCACGGCGGCGCGGTCGCGCAGATGGACGGTTATATCGGCTCTCCGGTTTCCATCCCGCCCGGCATGGAGGGGTCACCGGTCAAGCCCGGTTCACAAGGCCTCACGGCGGCGCCGCACGCCATTCTCGTCGATCAGACGGGTGTGCGCTACATGAACGAGAGCAGCAACTACACTGACTTTTGCCTAGGCATGACGGAACGCAACAGAGAGGTCCCTGCCCTCCCCAGCTGGGCCGTCTTCGACGCCAGTGTTGTCCGTGACTATATGGTCGCCGGCACCATGCCGGGATCCAAGAAGCCGCAGGCCTGGACGGACAGTGGCTATATGAAACAGGCGAACTCGATCGAAGAGCTGGCCGCCATCCTCAATATTGAGCCGTCAGTGCTGCGCGGAACCGTCGATCGGTTCAACGGATTCGTCGCCGCCAATGACGACGCGGACTTCAAGCGAGGGGCCCGAGCCTATGATCGCTGGCTGGGCGATCCCTTCCACAAACCCAATGAGACCCTCGGCGCGATCAGCGAAGGCCCGTTCTATGCCGTCCCGGTGATGCCCGGCGACGTCGGAACATTGGGGGGGGTGATCACCGATAGCGAGGGCCGTGTGTTGCGTGACGACGGTCTGCCGATCTCCGGACTTTACGCCACCGGTGTGTCGACCGCGTCCGTCATGGGACGGACATCCCCGGGCGCCGGTGTGAACGTGGGGCCGTCGTTCGTCTGGGGTTATGTGGCCGCCAAACACGCCTTGGCTTCGGCCTAG
- a CDS encoding acyl-CoA dehydrogenase has protein sequence MQLSLPADSVPVKEMFEKFFAAESTVARVRASEPVGFDPDFWRELISLELPFMRLSAEAGGGGMSLFDACLMLEQAGRRLAPAPLAESVVALRILGEIGGETASEWIEKLRDGETVLTLALNQVEPGKAQMVPGAAVASGILTFDGQTLAIEVPSQAPEAPLTLGGSGLATFTPGSGDRIVLASNADAGAVWAAGIEEWKLLTSAALVGLSQEALTMAAAYACERIAFGQPIGANQGIAHPLAVDAIDADGAQLLLWWTLRGVADQKADAGALIALSLWWASRTASNSVAHAIHTFGGYGLTNEYDIQLYHRRAKSWSQALGDPEAQLERAGRRLFLGETTSLPDPGAVEVDFETPNHKSPLADQAREILSGLLDPDRANFGEQNFEAHDWAVHHAMGQAGLLFPDWPARWGGHDADADTTRSIHAVSTELGYAGLSRGVTSMAGVLVQKLGSPELQDEVLLRIAKGEATSCLGFTEPSGGSDVFAAKTRAVRDGDDWVINGQKMFTSGADISNYVLLLTRTDPDVPKHKGLTLFLVPLDLPGVEIHPVHTFMDELTNATFYADVRISDRYRLGDVGGGVKAMSIALTMEQGGSYYFVQMREMIDAVTAWAREEQRDGACVIEHPATLARLARVYGAACIAEGLTARAFWTRLAGEQDLAYGPAAKVFGTQTFIDLSADLLDLAAPGSLVRGNSGLGLVEKGYRHSTATSIYGGTSEVLRSMVAERRLGLPRSRA, from the coding sequence ATGCAATTGAGCCTCCCGGCCGACAGCGTTCCCGTGAAGGAGATGTTCGAGAAATTCTTCGCTGCGGAGTCGACCGTGGCGAGGGTCCGCGCCTCAGAGCCGGTCGGGTTCGATCCTGACTTCTGGCGGGAATTGATCAGTCTCGAGCTGCCCTTCATGCGACTGTCCGCTGAAGCCGGTGGTGGTGGCATGAGCTTGTTCGACGCATGCCTCATGCTGGAGCAGGCGGGTCGACGCCTGGCCCCCGCTCCGCTGGCTGAGTCTGTCGTCGCCCTTCGTATTCTTGGGGAAATCGGCGGCGAAACAGCCTCGGAGTGGATCGAGAAGCTGCGTGACGGCGAGACCGTCCTCACATTGGCTCTGAACCAGGTCGAGCCGGGCAAGGCCCAGATGGTGCCGGGCGCTGCTGTGGCGAGCGGTATCCTCACCTTCGATGGCCAGACCCTGGCGATCGAAGTGCCATCCCAGGCCCCTGAGGCCCCACTTACTCTGGGGGGTTCCGGTCTGGCGACCTTCACCCCCGGCTCCGGGGACCGGATCGTGCTCGCCAGCAATGCCGACGCCGGCGCCGTCTGGGCCGCAGGGATCGAGGAATGGAAACTTCTGACCTCCGCGGCTCTGGTCGGCCTGTCCCAGGAGGCGCTGACGATGGCCGCCGCCTACGCCTGCGAGCGGATCGCCTTCGGACAGCCGATCGGCGCCAATCAGGGCATCGCCCATCCTCTGGCCGTCGATGCGATCGACGCGGATGGAGCCCAGTTGCTGCTGTGGTGGACGCTGCGAGGCGTCGCGGATCAAAAGGCTGACGCGGGCGCGTTGATCGCCCTGTCACTGTGGTGGGCCAGCAGGACGGCGAGCAACAGTGTCGCTCATGCGATCCATACGTTCGGTGGTTACGGCCTGACTAACGAGTACGATATCCAACTCTACCACCGGCGCGCCAAGTCCTGGAGCCAGGCGTTAGGCGATCCCGAAGCCCAGCTGGAACGTGCCGGCAGAAGGCTGTTCCTTGGCGAAACGACGAGCCTGCCCGATCCCGGCGCGGTCGAAGTCGATTTCGAAACGCCGAACCACAAAAGCCCGCTCGCCGACCAGGCCCGCGAAATCCTGTCGGGACTGCTCGACCCAGATCGCGCGAACTTCGGCGAGCAGAATTTTGAGGCGCACGACTGGGCGGTTCATCACGCGATGGGCCAGGCAGGTCTGCTCTTCCCCGACTGGCCGGCCCGATGGGGTGGGCATGACGCCGATGCAGACACCACAAGGTCCATCCACGCTGTTTCGACGGAACTTGGCTACGCCGGGCTTTCTAGGGGCGTGACGAGCATGGCCGGCGTCCTCGTTCAGAAGTTGGGCTCGCCCGAGTTGCAGGACGAAGTCCTGCTCCGGATTGCAAAAGGCGAGGCGACGTCCTGCCTGGGGTTCACCGAGCCTTCGGGCGGATCCGATGTATTCGCCGCCAAGACCCGCGCGGTGCGCGACGGCGACGATTGGGTCATCAACGGCCAGAAGATGTTCACCTCGGGGGCGGACATCTCCAACTATGTCCTCCTGCTGACCCGGACCGACCCGGACGTCCCCAAGCACAAGGGGCTGACCCTGTTCCTGGTCCCGCTGGATCTGCCCGGTGTGGAGATCCATCCGGTTCACACCTTCATGGACGAGTTGACCAACGCGACCTTCTACGCCGATGTCCGGATATCCGATCGCTACCGGCTCGGCGACGTCGGCGGCGGTGTGAAGGCCATGTCCATCGCTCTGACCATGGAACAGGGCGGCAGCTACTATTTCGTGCAGATGCGCGAGATGATCGACGCCGTGACGGCGTGGGCGCGCGAGGAACAGCGCGATGGTGCATGCGTCATCGAACATCCTGCGACCCTGGCGCGGCTGGCCCGCGTTTATGGCGCGGCGTGCATCGCCGAGGGGCTGACGGCGCGCGCATTCTGGACGCGTCTCGCCGGCGAGCAGGACCTGGCCTATGGACCCGCCGCCAAGGTTTTCGGAACCCAGACCTTCATCGACCTGTCGGCCGACCTGCTGGACCTCGCGGCCCCCGGCTCGCTGGTGCGGGGTAACTCGGGCCTGGGACTGGTCGAAAAGGGCTATCGCCATTCGACAGCCACGTCGATCTACGGCGGCACCAGTGAGGTCCTGCGAAGCATGGTCGCCGAGCGACGTCTCGGTCTGCCGCGAAGCCGCGCCTAG
- a CDS encoding acyl-CoA thioesterase domain-containing protein has product MNLDNLAGVTFGGQALGQALAAAGRTAPDWRATSLSGYFLRGGVIDLPIEFEVRRLHDGRRFASRFVEASQLGRPIFSMLCSFHDPDGGVSHQTVTAPDVVGPAGLANLQQLAVSQSDLLAPAVAGIFQRPFPIEVRLIDPGSLHQATGEHRRDFWFRMPSAQDVELPRDHQALLALMSDYWLPGTIAMGHQGVRTLRSVASLNHSIWFHRPARADAWLLYTTESPWADEGRGLSRGLIFDQQKRLVATVTQEASLRWM; this is encoded by the coding sequence GTGAACCTGGACAATCTTGCGGGCGTCACGTTCGGCGGGCAGGCTCTGGGCCAAGCGCTCGCGGCGGCCGGCCGCACCGCTCCCGATTGGCGAGCCACCAGCCTGAGCGGTTACTTTCTGCGCGGCGGCGTCATTGATCTCCCGATCGAATTCGAGGTCAGGCGTCTGCACGATGGTCGGCGATTCGCGTCCCGGTTCGTCGAGGCGAGCCAGCTGGGGCGGCCGATCTTCAGCATGTTGTGTTCATTCCACGACCCCGATGGCGGCGTATCGCATCAGACGGTCACGGCGCCGGACGTGGTCGGTCCCGCCGGGCTGGCGAACCTGCAACAGTTGGCCGTCAGCCAGTCGGACCTCCTGGCGCCGGCAGTGGCAGGCATCTTTCAAAGGCCCTTTCCGATTGAAGTGCGCCTGATCGATCCGGGGTCGCTCCACCAGGCAACCGGCGAGCATCGGCGCGATTTCTGGTTTCGGATGCCTTCGGCTCAAGATGTCGAGCTGCCGCGAGATCATCAGGCCCTGCTAGCGCTCATGTCCGACTACTGGTTGCCGGGCACGATCGCTATGGGCCATCAGGGCGTCCGGACGCTTCGTTCCGTGGCATCGCTCAATCATTCCATCTGGTTTCATCGCCCGGCGCGCGCCGATGCGTGGCTCCTGTACACCACGGAGAGTCCCTGGGCCGACGAGGGGAGGGGATTGTCGCGCGGGCTGATCTTCGACCAGCAGAAGCGGCTTGTCGCGACGGTGACCCAAGAGGCGTCCCTGCGATGGATGTAG
- a CDS encoding tyrosine-protein phosphatase, which translates to MNKGLAMNRRKIVLALAFAALAASAGPVFAVAQTPVPAGDSAIFAPRLVPLAGVQNFRDIGGYRTLDGRHVAWGRIYRSAELSHLTPADLTAVAGLNIHTIYDLRSVSERRAEPTTWAGSGAPTILTRDYDLDLSAMAGLYQGTPTVDGARDAFVNLYATFLDTQRPQQAALFEVLLRNDGASLYHCTAGKDRTGLATAMILSALGVPRETILYDYELSNRYFSGVNPAGAADASQARRQAGTGRLPPDVAAVFMRVDAAYLRAVFAQIDRDYGSIETYLDQRLGVDADDIRRLKALYTE; encoded by the coding sequence ATGAACAAGGGGCTGGCCATGAACCGCCGAAAGATCGTCCTTGCCCTCGCGTTTGCCGCCTTGGCGGCGTCGGCGGGCCCTGTATTCGCAGTCGCACAAACGCCGGTGCCCGCCGGCGATAGCGCGATCTTTGCCCCGCGATTGGTACCGTTGGCGGGAGTCCAGAATTTTCGCGACATAGGAGGTTACCGCACCCTGGACGGACGCCATGTGGCCTGGGGTCGGATCTATCGGTCGGCCGAGCTATCGCATCTGACACCAGCCGATCTTACCGCTGTCGCAGGGCTGAATATCCACACCATCTATGACCTCCGCTCGGTATCGGAACGGCGAGCCGAGCCGACGACCTGGGCCGGGTCCGGCGCACCCACCATCCTCACGCGAGACTATGACCTGGATCTTTCGGCCATGGCAGGTCTGTATCAGGGCACGCCCACGGTCGACGGCGCGCGCGATGCGTTCGTCAATCTTTACGCGACATTCCTCGACACGCAGCGTCCTCAGCAAGCGGCACTGTTTGAAGTGCTACTGAGGAACGACGGCGCGAGCCTCTACCACTGCACGGCGGGAAAGGATCGCACGGGGCTGGCGACGGCCATGATCCTCTCCGCCCTGGGTGTGCCGCGCGAGACCATCCTCTACGACTATGAGTTGTCGAACCGCTATTTCTCAGGAGTGAACCCGGCCGGCGCCGCCGATGCGAGTCAGGCGCGACGTCAGGCGGGGACCGGTCGTCTGCCGCCTGACGTCGCCGCCGTATTCATGCGGGTGGATGCCGCCTATCTCCGCGCTGTGTTTGCGCAGATCGACCGGGACTACGGGTCGATCGAAACCTATCTGGACCAGAGACTGGGCGTCGATGCTGACGACATTCGTCGTTTGAAAGCACTCTACACCGAATAG
- a CDS encoding TonB-dependent receptor produces the protein MIGTALVSSMILVGAAQAQTAPDAQLSERSDQVDDIIVTAQKREQRLQDVPIAVTAITSEALEANRITNVTDLSGLAPNVTVRPAAGGSQTPAFSMRGAVSYGVVPGSDKAVSIYLDGVYIGNPKGSIFDVPDVSRIEVLRGPQGTLFGRNATAGAVSVTTRDPDGVFGVRQEFTIGNFDQRRSRTSIDTPTWGPFSAYLSYVHNERSGDARNLGAGTVWDRTAPESGLGLQTSPQTLGDKDQNSFFVAVRFEPNERFSTVYKFDHTKDDYTPDATSFVGINAAAPLIGSFLNALLTSQTTPVIANTAMVRPDVVNNAFTVPAEQRNSGHSLTSTFQVNDAVTIKNIASYRSSYLNATTQLDGLGGLTFTSAALVPYATFVAFSQNPSLALASPAVQGATIGAFAAGLAPLVGSRFLVVGANTQDDGDQWSDELQVNFDNDFVSLTAGALYYHQEGRSGSPLGLPGTASFSPLPTTGRIPIGNQSVSYNEATSIAAYAQGDFHLTPQLDLVAGYRITNDKKSGTYESGGVFTPASPGSVTAGTFTGIRVTPFDYDDTQPSYTIGANYKPNDDILIYGKYSRSFVSGGSVGGVGFEPEIAKGFEAGLKADFLNRSLRTNLALFHVDYENLQAASSGINVGRPDLGTLVIQQGDSTAKGVELEVTYVPTTGLTLNGSFGYTDVEFGPVNPVLQASVGAGQFLPTLVPDYTANLSAQYETAPIWGNAYLFFRTDAAWRSEQRTYSNPVQAAAIPVFGLIDHSDATWIVNARASIKDISLAGGTAELALWARNLTDDDSPTFPLGFSNFLVSSAFQRARTFGLDLIFDF, from the coding sequence ATGATCGGCACCGCCCTGGTGTCGAGCATGATCCTCGTCGGCGCGGCCCAGGCGCAGACCGCGCCTGATGCACAATTATCCGAACGGTCGGATCAAGTCGACGATATCATCGTCACCGCCCAGAAGCGCGAGCAGCGGCTTCAGGACGTGCCAATCGCCGTAACGGCGATCACCTCGGAAGCGCTGGAAGCCAATCGGATCACCAATGTGACCGACCTCAGCGGTCTTGCCCCCAACGTCACGGTTCGCCCCGCTGCCGGTGGCTCGCAGACTCCCGCATTCTCGATGCGCGGCGCCGTCAGCTACGGCGTGGTTCCCGGCTCGGACAAGGCGGTCTCGATCTATCTGGACGGCGTCTATATCGGCAATCCCAAGGGATCGATCTTCGACGTGCCGGATGTGTCGCGCATCGAGGTGCTGCGCGGTCCCCAGGGCACGCTGTTCGGTCGTAACGCGACGGCGGGCGCCGTCAGCGTGACGACACGCGATCCCGACGGTGTGTTTGGCGTCCGCCAGGAATTCACCATCGGCAACTTCGATCAGCGCCGTTCGCGGACCAGCATCGACACCCCGACATGGGGCCCGTTCAGTGCCTATCTCAGCTATGTCCACAACGAACGTAGCGGAGATGCCCGCAACCTAGGAGCCGGCACGGTCTGGGATCGTACGGCCCCAGAATCCGGCCTGGGTCTCCAGACTTCGCCGCAGACCCTCGGCGACAAGGACCAGAACTCGTTCTTCGTGGCGGTCAGGTTCGAGCCGAACGAGCGGTTCAGCACGGTCTACAAGTTCGACCACACCAAGGACGACTACACGCCGGACGCCACGTCCTTCGTTGGGATCAATGCGGCCGCCCCGCTGATCGGGTCGTTCCTGAACGCCCTGCTCACCAGCCAGACTACACCGGTGATCGCAAACACTGCGATGGTCCGTCCGGACGTCGTCAACAACGCCTTCACGGTTCCGGCCGAGCAGCGAAACAGCGGCCACAGCCTGACCAGCACTTTCCAGGTCAACGACGCGGTCACGATCAAGAACATCGCGTCGTACCGTTCGTCCTACCTGAACGCGACCACCCAGCTGGACGGACTGGGCGGCCTGACGTTCACCTCGGCGGCTCTGGTGCCGTACGCCACCTTCGTGGCCTTCTCCCAGAACCCCTCGCTGGCCCTGGCTTCGCCAGCGGTTCAAGGCGCGACCATCGGCGCCTTTGCAGCGGGCCTCGCCCCGCTCGTGGGTTCGCGCTTCCTGGTCGTGGGAGCCAACACACAGGACGATGGCGATCAGTGGAGTGACGAGCTTCAGGTCAACTTCGACAACGACTTCGTCTCGTTGACCGCCGGTGCCCTCTACTACCACCAGGAAGGTCGTTCGGGCAGCCCGCTCGGGCTCCCGGGCACGGCGAGCTTCTCACCGCTGCCGACGACTGGCCGTATCCCGATCGGCAACCAATCGGTCTCGTACAACGAAGCCACCTCGATCGCCGCCTACGCGCAGGGCGACTTCCATCTGACACCTCAGCTGGACCTCGTTGCTGGCTATCGCATCACGAACGACAAGAAGTCGGGCACCTATGAATCGGGTGGCGTCTTCACCCCCGCGTCGCCGGGCTCGGTGACGGCCGGAACATTCACCGGGATCCGGGTCACCCCGTTCGACTATGACGACACCCAGCCGTCGTACACCATCGGCGCGAACTACAAGCCCAACGACGACATCCTGATCTACGGCAAGTATTCCCGCTCGTTCGTGTCCGGGGGTTCGGTCGGCGGTGTCGGTTTCGAGCCGGAAATCGCAAAGGGGTTTGAAGCCGGTTTGAAGGCAGACTTCCTCAATCGCAGCCTGCGGACCAATCTGGCCCTCTTCCATGTAGATTACGAGAACCTTCAGGCGGCATCCTCCGGTATCAACGTCGGGCGGCCTGATCTGGGAACACTCGTCATCCAGCAAGGCGACTCCACCGCCAAGGGCGTCGAACTGGAAGTGACCTATGTTCCTACGACCGGTCTGACTCTCAACGGCAGCTTCGGCTACACCGACGTCGAGTTCGGCCCCGTCAATCCAGTCCTTCAGGCTTCAGTCGGCGCCGGCCAGTTCCTGCCGACCCTGGTCCCGGATTACACCGCGAACCTGTCGGCCCAGTACGAAACGGCGCCGATCTGGGGCAATGCGTATCTTTTCTTCCGGACCGACGCCGCCTGGCGTTCGGAACAACGCACCTATTCCAACCCGGTGCAGGCCGCGGCCATTCCGGTCTTTGGCTTGATCGACCACTCGGACGCCACCTGGATCGTGAACGCCCGCGCCTCGATCAAGGACATCTCCTTGGCCGGCGGCACGGCTGAACTCGCCCTGTGGGCCCGTAACCTGACGGACGACGACTCGCCGACCTTCCCGCTGGGATTCTCCAACTTCCTGGTGTCGTCCGCGTTCCAGCGCGCACGGACCTTCGGTCTCGACCTGATCTTCGACTTCTAG
- a CDS encoding nuclear transport factor 2 family protein — MTEMTDIERLVAIEDIKLLKARRDRAVDTKDWDTYLSLHAPDHQSHNDGFPSWNSADEMIANVKRILDHTRITVHHSHTPEITFDGSTVAKGIWAMEDNIFWKQDGEDHWLHGFGFYHETYEKRDGQWVFTRRRLQRTQVRTSPGGVLDPTALTTDVPAGPE, encoded by the coding sequence ATGACAGAGATGACCGACATCGAACGGCTGGTGGCGATCGAAGACATCAAGCTGCTGAAGGCCCGGCGCGATCGCGCGGTCGACACCAAGGACTGGGACACTTACCTGTCCCTGCACGCTCCGGATCACCAATCGCACAACGACGGATTTCCATCATGGAACTCCGCTGACGAGATGATCGCAAACGTGAAACGCATCCTCGACCACACGAGGATCACCGTCCACCACTCTCACACGCCGGAAATCACCTTTGACGGATCGACCGTCGCGAAAGGCATCTGGGCGATGGAGGACAACATCTTCTGGAAGCAGGACGGCGAAGACCACTGGCTCCACGGCTTCGGCTTCTATCACGAGACCTATGAAAAACGTGATGGTCAGTGGGTGTTCACCCGCCGCCGGTTGCAGCGGACGCAGGTGCGGACTTCGCCGGGTGGCGTCCTGGACCCAACGGCACTGACCACGGACGTACCCGCAGGCCCCGAATGA